The Thalassolituus oleivorans MIL-1 genome includes the window GACTGGCAAGGGAAGAGTGCATTGCGGAAAAACGAATAAAAAGCCTATGCAAGATCGCTTGTCTTGGTGAGTTTTTATGCAGCTTTAAATGCTCGGGAGTGAATCCTCTTGGGATTGTCGGGCCTCAGGGGGAATGTTATCCTCTCGCCATCTAAGGATGATGACTAAACAAAGGAGTTGTACCCGAATGTCGATTGTTTCTATTAAACGCCGCCAATTAGCCTATAAACTAGGTAGCAAAGCCGATACACGTCAGTTTGTTCCCTTCTCTAAAACCACCAACGGTGACCATGGTCGCAAGGTCTTTATCGACGCCGCACTTGCGCCGCTATTTGCTTCTCTGATCGACCCCAATAGCGCCAAAGGCGTGCAAACCATTATGAAAATTGAGCAACTGCGCGCGATTGCCGGCGGTGTCACCTCAAATAGTAATGTGAATACGCCGTTTGAATACATGGAAAACTTTGTTGATTTGGCGTTGTATTACCAAATACACAATGGAGTGGCAGAGGCAGGAAATAGCGCTGTGCCGGGTGTGTATATTACCGATATAACGTTTGCGGGAAAGGAGACAAACTCTCCTGCTGGACTTTATGTAAGAAAACCTGATGGTCGCTCGTGGAAAACAAGAGTAGTTGAAAATGGAATTGCGGAAACAGAGGTAGGTTTCATTCGATCAGGGAAAAACGTCGATGATGTCGCTGATCAATCATCTGATATAGCCGGGGTTGATGGTTTTGGAAATCAAAACAGTTTTAACTTGTTCTTTATTCCTGAAATGGTACGAAATGAGATGGGCATCTGGATGACTCCTTGCCGTCGTGCTTTTAGACCATTAGAAGCGGCTCAGCGCTTGGCTAATACTTTAATAAATACGCAGCGTTATCGTAGTCAAAATAACAGTGCTACGCCGATAAAATGGACATTGGCCGGTGATGGCGTAAAGCTTTTGCAGTTAGCACTTGAAAACGTTCCAGGTATTCTAGATAAACATCAATTTAAATTACACGACCCTGTTGCTGATATTGTTCAAGTGATTAACACATTAGAAATGAAAGGGGCTAAGTTCGACAGTACACCTGTTGCATATTCTGGAACGAACAAACGTGCATTGGCTTCTGCGGCATTGTCGTTGAATAATGGTAATTTAAGCCAATATCATAAGTCCTTGCAGAAAGATATAAAAGCGGAAGCCGGTAATATATCAGTAGCACCAGTTGCAGGGCCTTCTAAGAATGGCAAGGTAACTACAGATTTTCTTTCTTATGTTAAGAATATGTCGAGCTCATTGACATGGTGAGTTCGTTAATTGGCCCTGATTTTAGTCAAGCACCGATTGTAAGTTTCAATCTTGTAGGTACTCAAATCTATATTCCTATTCCTGATGAATGTAATCAGGATACTAAATGCTCAGAATCTAATATTGTTTCTTTAGATGATGAATCTATTTATAACATAAAAAATCCAGACTATTTGTTGATAAAACATTTGCTTAAAACTAAATTTCGATATTTAGATGGGAGTGATGAATTAGAAGCAGGGCAGATTAGAGTGGAAATGGATGTGTTGAAAATAGACAGTTATCGTCCGGCCGATTGCAATTCTGTTTTCAGGAAAAGTGAATTTTTAGATTTCTATTTCTATTTGGTTCAATACGAAGAACGTAAAATGAGGGATCCGGAGAATCGAGAAAAAGACGATAAATATTTAATTTATCCTCAGTGTCGAGATGATATTAAGGAACTGAATTACGACGGATCTTCATCATGGCTCTTTGCGATCTGTGGCTACGCTGAAGTAACGAGACCTTATCGTACGTTTGTTACACCTATAACAAATAATCACGTTTTATCGATTATGGTAAGTATCAGCGGCTTCGACTTCGGTTCCGTCGAACTAGAACAAGAACTCGTCGCTGAAGCCGACCAATACATCTTAGATTTCATCAAAAGTATTCGTATAGATTACTCACCAGAAACGCTCGCTGAAATTCAGCGTGTTCGTGGTGATGTTACTGCTTAATGCTAGTAACGAGTTACCTTACCGACTCTGCGCTTAGGTTCAACTAAGCGCTTTTATATCCTCCCTTTAAGCTATTGACCCTGAATCTCAATCAGGCATTCTCTGTATTGTTATTTTTCGGACATTAACGTCAGGGATAGAATATGTCGATTTTTAAACGCTTTTTTGTTTTCGCTTTGGTGGCTGGTTTTCTTTTTCTTATAATCGACAAACTGAATGAACGAACGATAAATATTCCGTCCTCGAAGATGGCTAGTGCCACTCCCGCCGATTTACCGTTACCTAGTACTATGCCCCTGCAAGATTACGAACGAGTTTTATATAACTGGTTGATGACTCGTCAGTACCAACGGTTGGGTTGGGATAAAGACAAAGGTGTGCGTGATACCGGCCCATTTGTGAATGCGCAGTATTACGGTACTCATCCAGCGGTTCGTATTCACTATTCACCTGAAGTGATTACTTGGTTGCAGAATGATCGCAAAGGCGATCTTCCGGATGGCAGCATCATTATCAAAGAGATGTTCACGCCGCCAGCAGTGCTATATCAAGACATGGTCGCTAATCCTAAATATAAAGACGGTGCCGAGTACGAGAAGTTTTTATCCAGCATGGTATTTTCATGGACCGTGATGGTACGCGATAAAGCGGCTTCTAAAGATGGCTGGTTCTGGGCGAATCCGGGTGCCCCGGGATTAACTTCAGCCTGTAAAACCAGTGATGGTAAGACCGTGTTACCCAGCTCTGAGGGAGCGCCTGCAGGCTGTCGAAAAGAAACCATTGCTGAGGCAGTCGAGCGTCAACTCGATACTTTAGAATCCGCTCCCGGATCAGGCTTTGGTGCCCCTTGTTTGCGTTGCCATGCTTCAGCTAAAGAGCAACTTACCTTTAGTGACCTTAAAAATGTAGAGGGTTTTTTTCCTAACGAAGATCCATTGCGCTTTTTGGTTGATACCTCTTGGCGCGCAGCAAGTCACTTCAGCAGTTATCCGCTAATAACGTTAAGCGACGATCCATATGTAAAAGAACATTTCATGCTACCAGCGCCGTTACGGCCTTATCAACCAGACCTTACCAATGCTGCCGTGGTGAGCGCATTAACGGACAAATTCCATGCTGGATTTAATGCAACGCCGGTTCAGAACAGTGTTAACGATCAGCCACTCCCTCAACCGGATCCAACCTTTGTTGCAACATTTAAGAATATTCAGCCGTTCGATAAGAGCCTTGTGAAGGTATTTCCATCGCAGTGGAATGATCAAGTAGTACCTAAATCGCATAAAACCCAAGAATACATAACATCGGATAACTGTATGAGCTGTCACGGTGGCTTGGGGGGCCAGCCTTATGGCGTGAACATGTTTGTGAAAACGGGGCCAAACTACGGTGATGGCTACAATCTCTCTGAATATGGTGAGTGGCGTTGGTCGCCTATGGGCTTAGCTGGGCGGGATCCGATTTTTCATTCGCAGCTAGAGAGTGAAATGGCGCTGCTTGAACGCGATGCTAAACAAACGCCAACACCACTAAAAGGGCCCTTAAATGAGACAAAACAAGCGGTCACTAATACTTGCCTAAGTTGCCACGGTGCAATGGGTCAACGTCAGCTAAGCATTGATGCGGCAACCGATAAGACACTTAATCCTAATTTCTCGGTTGATTATTTTTATCTCACTGAAACTCTATCAAGCGAGCCAGACAAGCCTGACTCAACAGATAGCCCATATTTAGAGTATGGCCAGTTGGCGCGCGAGGGGATTAGTTGTGCCGTTTGTCATCATATTGATAAGCCAACGGCCGAGCAGGTTGATGGTTGGACACCGCCACCGGGTTGGATCAACGACGCAACGCACAAAGAATTGGCGTATTCGTTATTCCATAACAACACCGGACGCTATGAACGTGGTCCTGCGGATAAGTTATTTGGTCCATTCGAAAATGTAGCGGTGAAGCCGATGCAAAATACGTTAGGGGTGACTCCGACCGTTAATCAATTCGTGTCCGACTCCCAGCTATGTGGTACGTGTCACACGATTAACTTGCCTAATATTGGCGCGACGGAAACGCGCTTCCCAATTTTAAATGCGGCAGAAACTAATCCAGCCTTTAAGGATTATCAGCATTCTATTGAACAGGCGACTTTCTTAGAGTGGCAGAATAGCGCCTTTGCGCAGAAACCTGGCGTAGAAGGTTCGCAATTCCAAAGCTGTCAAGACTGTCATATGCCAGGTGGTTTTGAGTCGATAGACGGCAGTATCAACATAGATCAAATCACTACTCAGATTGCTGCCATTCAGGATATCAATTATCCAGAAGCCGATAACCGCTTGGCAAATCAAGATATCGATATACCACTCAGGCCTGATTACAAACGTCATGAGCATGTTGGCCTAAATGTATTTCTACTAGAAATGTTTGACCAATTCCCTGAAGTATTAGGCATATCGAAAACCGATTATATGACCAGTGCCAATAATGGCGTGGATACTGCGGTTGAAAATATGATTTTGCAGGCGCAAAAACGCACTGCCAGTATTAAGGTTAACGTTGATAGTGTTGAAAAAAATACATTAAAAGCCACGGTTAAATTACGTAATTTAACTGGGCATCGTTTTCCGAGTGGTGTTGCGTTCCGTCGTGCATTTATTGAGTTTGCCGTACTCGATGGCGATAAAGAAGTTTGGGTATCCGGTAGTACGAATAATATTGGTGTTATTTTAGATGGCGAAGGCAAGCCACTAGAAAGCGAGTTTCTACCGAATGCAGATAGCTATCAACCGCACTATCAAGTCATTAATCGTGAAGACCAAGTGCAGATTTATGAAGAATTGAATCAAAACGCTAATCATGAATTTACTACCAGCTTTATTCATCGCGTATATCCAATAAAAGATAATCGCCTTTTGCCGGATGGCTGGCGTGCGTCGAGTCATTTTAAAGAAGATGGCGATTTGATGATGGAGTTTATGCAATCAACGGATCCGGAGCATACGGGGGATGATCCAGATTATATGGATCAAGGTCCAAACTTTAAGGGTGGCGATGAATTGGTGTATGAGGTGGCTTTACCGAAGGGAATTGATGTGAGCCGCCTAACCGTTCGAGCAACCCTGTATTCGCAGTCAATTCCACCATCGTGGTTGCATCAGCGCTTTTCGACAGCCCCCAACGGTATGGCGACGAAACGGCTGTATTACATGACTAGTCATTTGAATCTGGCGGGTACACCGATGGAAAACTGGAAACTGAAACTCGTAAGCGATAGCACAAGAGTCGAAAAATAGACGCTATGGGATAGGTTGGCCTATTCGCGTCTGTCTATTTTTAGCGACAAATGGCATATTGGCGCGGGCTGAAATGACTGCAGCACCGCCTTAATAACCATAATAATACGTTGAGAGAGAAAGACATGAGTGACGCTATCCGAGCATCCGAAACCCCAATTGCCGTTGAAGTAGAAGCGGGTAAATCTTATTTTTGGTGTTCTTGTGGCCAAAGTAAGTCCCAACCATTTTGTGATGGTTCACATAAAGGAACCGATTTTACTCCGGTTAAATTTGTACCTGAAGATTCTAAAAAGATGTACTTTTGTGGCTGTAAAGCGACGGCATCTCGTCCTTTGTGCGACGGTAGTCATAGTAAGTAAACACTTACCATAAACGCATTCTGTGTATGGGCAATATTCGCCTCGAATGTTAAATTCGGGGCGGTTCTGAAATACCCAGTATCAGCAGCACCGTAGATCTATATCGAAGATGCGGCTAATTCTGTTATCAATTGCCAGACGTTTACTGGCGAATTTAGCTGGAAGTAACGTTCGTTATTTATGAAAAAAATACGAGATTTACGTGGCCTCGGCGTAAAGTCAGAAGAGACGTTAGCTAAGGTCGGCATTTTGAATGTGGACACGTTGCGAGAGGTTGGCGCGGTTGCTGCTTTTTATCGGTTAAAGGTGGCGGGATTCAAACCAAGTTTGAATTTTTTGTATGCCATGGTGGGTGGTTTAACCGATCGCAGTTGGTTGGAAGTCGCACAATCTGAGCGAGAACAACTGTTGGCAGAACTAGAAAGTATAGAGCTGTTAGAACAGATGTTTTTAAAGTAGATAAGTAAATACCGATAACAAAAAAGCCGCTGAATTCAGCGGCTTTTTTGTTTCTGGCGGATAAAACTTATCTTTATAGAACTACGCTTTTTCGGCAGTGATTTTATGGGTAACTGAATAAAGCACAGGTACAACCCCTAAGGTTAATATGGTGGCGAAGCCAAGACCAAAGGCAATGACGACGGCCATGGCACTGAAGAATGGGTCGGTTAATAAGGGCAGCATGCCTAAAATCGTAGTCAGTGCCGCCATGGTGACAGGACGCAGACGACTAACAGATGCATGATACAAGGCATCGTACGGACGACGTCCTTCAGACAACTCAAGACGAATTTGATCGACCAATACAATACCATTCTTCACGATCATGCCGGATAAACTCAGTAGTCCGAGTAAGGCCATAAAGCCGAATTCTGCATCGAGCAATAACATACCCGCGCTGACACCAATTAATGCAAGTGGCACACATGCCCAGATTACCAGAGCACTGCGCAATTCGTTGAACAGCAATATGGTTAGAATAAACATGATGAGGTAACCCAATGGTAGCGAAGCAAACAAACTTGCTTGCGCTTCGCTAGCGGATTCAAATTCGCCGCCCCAAGTAAGCTGATATCCCGGCGGAAGTTCTATCGATTCTATTTGAGGGCGTAGGCGCTTCAATAGGCTATCGGCAGTTATCTCCGATTCTAATGATGGGTCGGCGTAGACCGTGATAGTACGTTTACGGTCACGACGATCAATAATCGGATCCTCAAAGCGCACATCAAAGCTTTCAACGACTTGTTCGATTGGAATATAGCGGCTGAAGACAGGGCTCCAAATTTGTAGCTCCATCAAACTGTCAATGTCTAAACGCTCGTTAGCGGGCGGACGCATAATAATATCTTTTAAATCGGTGCCATCACGATACTGGCCAATCTTAGTACCGCTAAAGCTTAGATGCAGTAGATTGTCGAGATCTTGCTTTGAAACACCTGCTCGGCGTGCACTGTCTTCGTTGAAAACAGGACGGATGACTTTAACGCGCTGACGCCAGTCATAACGTACGTTGTCGGTGTCGGAATCGGCCAAGAACAGGTCTTGTGTTTGTTCCGCTAAGTTGCGCAATACCGTTTGGTCGGGGCCGGAAAAACGCGCTTCAATTTTGGCGTTAGTGCCAGGGCCGATTTGTAGACGTTTAAATTTAATAAAGGCATCAGGAAGCTCATTTGCTGCCCATGCTTTTGCATCTTCAATTAAAACTGGAATTTGCTCACGATTTTGAGTTCGGATCATAACTTGAGCGTAAGCGGCATACTCTTTTTCTGGGGCATAGGTCAACATAAAGCGCAGTTCGCCTTGACCTATGGTTGCCGAGGTAAATTCAACTTCGTCGCGCTCCATGAAGTAGCGTTCGAGCTTATCTGCCTGCGCTTGAGTCGCATGAATATCGGTGCCTTCGGGCATCCAGATATCCACTAAGAATATCGGCGTATTTGACGGTGGAAAGAAGCTTTGCTTTACGAAACCAAAGCCATAAATGCTTACGATTAATAAACCGACCATACACAACATCGTAATCGCACGCTGAGCGAGCATACGTTTTAACACCTTACCATAGAGGGTATAGATAAAGCCTTTATATGGGTCAGTGTCTTCATCGCTTACTTTTTCTGACTTGGCGAAAAGCAAATGACAAAGAAACGGCGTTAAGGTAATGGCTGTTATCCAGCTCAGCAGTAGCGAAATAAGTAGAACGTAGAATAGGGAACCTACAAATTCCCCCGTTGAGTCGGGTGACAAACCAATGGGCGCAAAGGCGGTAACAGCAATGACGGTTGCCCCAAGGAGCGGCCACTGAGTTTGTTTAACGATATCGTAAGCCGCGCGAGTGCGACTTAAGCCTTTTTGTAAGCCGACCATAATGCCTTCGGTGACAACGAGAGCGTTATCAACCAGCATCCCCAAAGCAATGATCAGTGCACCAAGCGAGATACGATGAAGCTCAATGGATAACGCATCCATGGCGATAAAAGTACCAAAAATGGTGAGCAATAAAATGGCCCCGATAATTAGTCCTGCACGCATTCCCATAAAGAGCAGCAGTACACCGATCACAATGGCGACCGAGGCGAGCAGGTTGAGAATAAAACCGGTGGATGACGCGTCAACTTCAGCCGGTTGATCGTACAAGGTGTGCATCTCGATACCCAGAGGACGATTATCGTCTAGGCGTTGCAGCTGTTCGCGTACATGAGTGCCGACTTCGACGACGTTTACACCTTTATTAAAGGAAATACCTAAATGCAGTGAGGCATGGTTACGGTATTGCAGTAGATGCTTTGGTACTTCTGCAACGTCTTCGGATATCGTGGCAATATCTTTGAGGTAAATAAGCTTGCCTGAGCCTGTTTCGCTGACAAGAAGATCCCCAAGCTCTTGAACACTGTTAAATTCTCCGGTTGGATTGATGCGAATATACTCACTGTTTAAGCGAATATGCCCAGCATCTTGCACCGCATTTTGTGTCTCAAGTAAATTGTATAAACGTGATAGCGGAATGCCTAAATTGGTCATTTTTTCGCGCGATATATCAATAAATACCTGTTCTTTTTGCGTGCCCGATATCGTGACTTTGGCTACGCCAGGTGTAACGGTAAGTTCGCGCTTGATGAAATCGGCATAATCGCTGAGTTCCTCGTAGGTATAGTCTTCACCGGTAATCGCGAGCAAAACCCCGTACACGTCACCAAAATCATCCAGTATTGTGGGAGTGCGCACGCCCGGAGGTAAATCGCCTTGTTTATCGCGAATTTTGCGTCGTAATTCATCCCAGATTTGCGGCAACTGATCGGATTGATAAGTTGGCTTAATTTGGATATGAATTTGCGAGAAGCCTGCTTTCGAAATCGAGGTGACGTTCTTTATATAAGGAAGAGCTTGAATGGCATTTTCTAACGGCGCGGTGACTTCTTCCTCTACTTGAAGAGAATTAGCGCCCGGATAGCTGGTCATGACCATCGCTTCTTTGATGGTGAATTGAGGATCTTCTAAACGCCCTAATCCCATGTAGCTAGAGATACCACCGACTAATAGGATGATAAGC containing:
- a CDS encoding TfoX/Sxy family protein, with the protein product MKKIRDLRGLGVKSEETLAKVGILNVDTLREVGAVAAFYRLKVAGFKPSLNFLYAMVGGLTDRSWLEVAQSEREQLLAELESIELLEQMFLK
- a CDS encoding CDGSH iron-sulfur domain-containing protein, whose protein sequence is MSDAIRASETPIAVEVEAGKSYFWCSCGQSKSQPFCDGSHKGTDFTPVKFVPEDSKKMYFCGCKATASRPLCDGSHSK
- a CDS encoding efflux RND transporter permease subunit — translated: MTAKQIHSKDQMGSNSATYFIKNSTTSWLVLIILLVGGISSYMGLGRLEDPQFTIKEAMVMTSYPGANSLQVEEEVTAPLENAIQALPYIKNVTSISKAGFSQIHIQIKPTYQSDQLPQIWDELRRKIRDKQGDLPPGVRTPTILDDFGDVYGVLLAITGEDYTYEELSDYADFIKRELTVTPGVAKVTISGTQKEQVFIDISREKMTNLGIPLSRLYNLLETQNAVQDAGHIRLNSEYIRINPTGEFNSVQELGDLLVSETGSGKLIYLKDIATISEDVAEVPKHLLQYRNHASLHLGISFNKGVNVVEVGTHVREQLQRLDDNRPLGIEMHTLYDQPAEVDASSTGFILNLLASVAIVIGVLLLFMGMRAGLIIGAILLLTIFGTFIAMDALSIELHRISLGALIIALGMLVDNALVVTEGIMVGLQKGLSRTRAAYDIVKQTQWPLLGATVIAVTAFAPIGLSPDSTGEFVGSLFYVLLISLLLSWITAITLTPFLCHLLFAKSEKVSDEDTDPYKGFIYTLYGKVLKRMLAQRAITMLCMVGLLIVSIYGFGFVKQSFFPPSNTPIFLVDIWMPEGTDIHATQAQADKLERYFMERDEVEFTSATIGQGELRFMLTYAPEKEYAAYAQVMIRTQNREQIPVLIEDAKAWAANELPDAFIKFKRLQIGPGTNAKIEARFSGPDQTVLRNLAEQTQDLFLADSDTDNVRYDWRQRVKVIRPVFNEDSARRAGVSKQDLDNLLHLSFSGTKIGQYRDGTDLKDIIMRPPANERLDIDSLMELQIWSPVFSRYIPIEQVVESFDVRFEDPIIDRRDRKRTITVYADPSLESEITADSLLKRLRPQIESIELPPGYQLTWGGEFESASEAQASLFASLPLGYLIMFILTILLFNELRSALVIWACVPLALIGVSAGMLLLDAEFGFMALLGLLSLSGMIVKNGIVLVDQIRLELSEGRRPYDALYHASVSRLRPVTMAALTTILGMLPLLTDPFFSAMAVVIAFGLGFATILTLGVVPVLYSVTHKITAEKA